The Spirochaetota bacterium genome includes the window TCCCGTCGCGGAAAAAAAGCCGTATCCGATGGTCCCCCTCGTGTCGGGCGTCTATTACGTCAAAAAACATGGAAACCTCCTATTGCAGCGGCTCGATTCTGAACGTATGCTTTTTATTGCTTGCCAGGGCCCAGTTTTCAACCAGTTCTCTCTGATGCATTGTTGCCCATTCCATGACGAGTCCCATCGCCTTCGGCGGAAAATTACCCATGAGAATGCTGAAGTTATGGATGTCCACCAGTATCTGAAAATCATTGTAATACGCATGAAAATGCGGCGGAGCATGGTCGTTGGCGTACATGCGGATTACAATACCATAGAATCGTGATAATTCCGGCACCTCAATTCACCTCGACGCCCGGCATGAAATCGAAATCATCATTATCGAATGTATCACAGTATTGTCTGAAGGGCAATCAAATTAAGGCAGTCCGTCATTTTGCTGAAAGGCCATGGAGTATTCCTGCAATTTCCCGCTTCAGGCCCGACTCCCGACGCGATAACTTGTCGCACCGACGTGCCGGTGTGCCGTGTGCGTTACGCATCCCTTCGATGAAGGGGGCTGTGGA containing:
- a CDS encoding DUF4160 domain-containing protein codes for the protein MPELSRFYGIVIRMYANDHAPPHFHAYYNDFQILVDIHNFSILMGNFPPKAMGLVMEWATMHQRELVENWALASNKKHTFRIEPLQ